One Bacteroides sp. genomic window, GAAGTGGAGATCATGCGCGACGTGATCAAGCTCCTTACAATGACAATGATAGAAATGGGGAATGCGGAAAGTTTATAGACTGGGAAAATGTTGTATTTTTCTAAATCCGAAAAAATACAAAATTTTTTTGTAGCCTCCTTCTTTCTCTAACCAAGACCTAATTAGACTGTACTTCCTGCTGGAAAAGGTTCAAGGCATCTTTCCTGGAATTGATTTCCAGTTTTGAGTATATACTGTTTACGTGCGATTTTACGGTACTTAAACTGATCTTCAAGGATTCTGATATATCCTTATTGCTCTTGCCTTCAACAATCATTGCGAAAACCTTACGCTCCTGCATGGTTAGATCTTTCATGTTGTTCTGGCTATTAGACCTGCTTTTTTTGAAAAGCAGACTGGCCAAAAAACCTGCTATAAACATAGCCGCACCAATAAAAAAACGTTTGAGGGAAAACCAACTGCCTTTCTGAATTGGCAATTGTTTTCTGAACTCCTCAAAATAAACAGATTCTTCCTTTTTCCATTTCGAAAGGAAATCCTTATAAAATAATTGATTCACTGGATAGTTGTTTTCAAAGCGGCTCTTATAGAGGGCATAAAGGCTTACTAAGGGGTTTGAACAGGTATCGGCATAAAACCGCAGGTTCTCAAAAATTGCTTTTTGGATCAATTCGCTTTTCACCAGGGTGACTTCCAAACCCAAACTATCAAGATAAGACGTAATCTCATTAATCTCCTGCAGTTGCCGGTTAGGATGATATCCCTCAAAAACAATTCCTTTGGTCAAAATGGAACCAAAGGAATTTTTGATTATAACATTTGCATTCCGATTGGCAATCAGGAAGAAATGATTCTCATCCTTTCCCCCAATGATTAAAGAAGCCGGTGGGTCCTCTCGCTTTGAAAAATGGATCCGGAACAAATGATCCTCCACCGAAAGGTATTGAGTATCGAAACGAAAGTTCCCAAAATGATCTATTGGTGCCTGATCGATGATCATTGAAGGGGACATCGTATACAGCTCGTTAAAGCCCGGAATCAAGGACAAATAGGCCACAGGGT contains:
- a CDS encoding helix-turn-helix transcriptional regulator, which codes for MTHRTVIILLVVFFSFQPSVKSAPVISGKFQLDTTVWNPVAYLSLIPGFNELYTMSPSMIIDQAPIDHFGNFRFDTQYLSVEDHLFRIHFSKREDPPASLIIGGKDENHFFLIANRNANVIIKNSFGSILTKGIVFEGYHPNRQLQEINEITSYLDSLGLEVTLVKSELIQKAIFENLRFYADTCSNPLVSLYALYKSRFENNYPVNQLFYKDFLSKWKKEESVYFEEFRKQLPIQKGSWFSLKRFFIGAAMFIAGFLASLLFKKSRSNSQNNMKDLTMQERKVFAMIVEGKSNKDISESLKISLSTVKSHVNSIYSKLEINSRKDALNLFQQEVQSN